The sequence TGTCACATGATTTCATCACCGTCATGACGACACACGGGAGCGACCCGATGGACCAGCAGATGACCACTCACCACCCCGTCACCGACACCTCCGTGACCGACGACTCTGTCACCGACGTCGTGGCAGCCGACAGCCCCGCAGACACCTCGATCCGCCCGTTTCGGATCGACGTCCCACAGTCCCAACTGGACGACCTCGTCAGCCGGCTGGGGCGAACCCGCTGGCCCGACGAGCTCTCGGGCGCCGGGTGGGACCGCGGGGTCCCCCTCGCCTATCTGCGGGAGCTAGTCGAGTACTGGGCGACGTCCTACGACTGGCGGGCTCAAGAATCACGACTGAACACCCTCTCGCAGTTCAAGACCACCATCGACGGCCAGGACATCCATTTCCTGCATGTCCGTTCACCGGAGCCGGGAGCGCTGCCATTGATCGTGACCCACGGATGGCCCAGCTCGGTCGCCGAGTTCCAGGACATCGTCGGCCCGTTGTCCGACCCGAGAGCCAATGGTGCGGACCCGGCAGATGCCTTCGATCTGGTGATTCCGGCACTACCAGGATTCGGCTTCTCCGGGCCGACCACCGCACCCGGATGGACCTGCGCCCGCACGGCGCGGGCATGGGCAGTACTGATGGGGCGACTGGGTTATGACCGCTACGGCGCCCAAGGCGGCGACTTCGGCGCCCTCATCTCCCCGGAGCTCGGCCGGGTCGATGCTGAACACGTCGTCGGCGTGCACCTGAACGCCGCTTCGGTCGGCTTCATCCCGTGGGGAGGGGTCGACGCGCAGACGACGGCGGAGATGACGGATCGCGAACTCGCAACTCTCGGCCGGCTTGAGCAGTTTCTGGGCGAGGGAAACGCCTACTTCCAGGTCCAGGCCACCCGACCGCAAACCCTCGCATACGCCCTCACGGACTCGCCGGTCGGGCAGTTGGCCTGGATCGTCGACAAGTTCGCGGCCTGGACCCACACCACGACGGGCTGTCCGGAGGATGCGGTCGACCGGGACGCGATGCTGACCGCGGTCATGTTCTACTGGCTCACCGGAACTGCGGGCTCGGCGGCCCGGCTGTACTACGAGAACATGCACTCCACGCCCGAGTGGGGACAGGCGCCTTCGCCAACGCCGATCGGCGTGGCCAACTTCGCTGAAGACGTGGCATTCCGCCGATTCGGTGAACGAGGCAACAACATCGTGCACTGGACCGACTTCGACACCGGCGGCCATTTCGCCGCCCTGGAGACTCCGGATCTGCTGGTGAAGGATGTCCGCACCTTCTTCCGCCCACTCCGCTGACGGCATCGGGCTCCAATCCGGAGCGGGACGTCCAACGGCTCGCCCAGCGCTCGCGCTGCCGGCACCGCGTCGTGGCTAGTCAGGGTGAAGCGGATCGTCGGAGTCCGGCCGGCCGGCCGCCCCGGCGAACACCACTACCAGGTCGACCGCCGGAACCGGCTCGCGATCTGTTCCGCACACTGGTCGGCAGACCAATGCCGGTCAGCGTGACCGGGGCCCTCCACCTCAGCGGAGGTAGGTTCGCGGGATGGAGGCACGTTGCCACTTCCCTCCGATCCCCAAGGTTACCTCCGATGGGGTGGGAGGTGCGGGGTGGGAGGTGCCGCGCGGATCAGAGCCGGAGGGTCAGAGCCCGGAGTAGGAGTGCCGGCCGTCGAAGAAGATGTTCACCACGTAGAAGTTGGCGAGCAGAGCGACGAAGCCGGCCAGGGCGAAGTAGGCGAACCGCTGCGCCGCCCAGCCGGTGGTGACCCGCGCGTGCAGGTAGGCCGCGTAGATCACCCAGATCACAAAGCTCCAGGTCTCCTTCGGATCCCACCCCCACGGCCGGCCCCAGGCATGCTCGGCCCAGACCGCACCAGCCACCACAGTGAACGTCCAGGCCACGAACGCCACCGCGTTCAACCGATAGGCGAACCGCTCCAGGTCCGCTGCCGCCGGGAGCGGATCGAGCACTCGGTCCAGCACCGTCGGACCGCTGCGGGCCCGCGCCGGAGCCACCGCGAGACTACCGCCGCCAGGACCCCGCTCGCCCACGGGAGCACCGTTGCCCCGGCCAGATCCGCCGCCACCAGAAGCTCCGCCGTCGCCATCAGCCGAACCATCCCCGCCTGGAACGATCGCCGGAGTCGGCTCGTCCGCACGCGCCTCCCGGCGTCCCTTGACCAGCTGCACCACCGAGGTGAGCGCACTCAGGCCGAACAGCCCCGTGGCCAAGGTGGCCACCGAGACGTGGATCACCAACCAGTAGCTGTCCAGCGCGGGCTGCACGCCGTCGGCCTCCACAAACAGCACTGCCGTGGCGAGGAACAGCGCCAAGAATGCCAGCAGCGCGACACCGACCCCGAGGTAGCGGATGTCCTTGCGCCGCTGGATCCCGACGAACAGCGCCACCAGGAAGAACGTGAACATCAGGGTGAACTCGTACATGTTCGC is a genomic window of Ruania zhangjianzhongii containing:
- a CDS encoding epoxide hydrolase family protein gives rise to the protein MTTHGSDPMDQQMTTHHPVTDTSVTDDSVTDVVAADSPADTSIRPFRIDVPQSQLDDLVSRLGRTRWPDELSGAGWDRGVPLAYLRELVEYWATSYDWRAQESRLNTLSQFKTTIDGQDIHFLHVRSPEPGALPLIVTHGWPSSVAEFQDIVGPLSDPRANGADPADAFDLVIPALPGFGFSGPTTAPGWTCARTARAWAVLMGRLGYDRYGAQGGDFGALISPELGRVDAEHVVGVHLNAASVGFIPWGGVDAQTTAEMTDRELATLGRLEQFLGEGNAYFQVQATRPQTLAYALTDSPVGQLAWIVDKFAAWTHTTTGCPEDAVDRDAMLTAVMFYWLTGTAGSAARLYYENMHSTPEWGQAPSPTPIGVANFAEDVAFRRFGERGNNIVHWTDFDTGGHFAALETPDLLVKDVRTFFRPLR
- the ccsB gene encoding c-type cytochrome biogenesis protein CcsB, yielding MNTELGAVSTLLVYGAMACYVVAMVAFAVDVSALGVGAKPDRRRRAAGIGMSVIWLAVLVHFVAIVLRGVAAGRVPWANMYEFTLMFTFFLVALFVGIQRRKDIRYLGVGVALLAFLALFLATAVLFVEADGVQPALDSYWLVIHVSVATLATGLFGLSALTSVVQLVKGRREARADEPTPAIVPGGDGSADGDGGASGGGGSGRGNGAPVGERGPGGGSLAVAPARARSGPTVLDRVLDPLPAAADLERFAYRLNAVAFVAWTFTVVAGAVWAEHAWGRPWGWDPKETWSFVIWVIYAAYLHARVTTGWAAQRFAYFALAGFVALLANFYVVNIFFDGRHSYSGL